The genome window GTGTTCCTCCCGCTGGTGGGGGCCCTGCTCTTGATGCTCCTCCCGCGGGAGCAAGAAGAGAGCCATAAGTGGATATCGCTGATCACGACGGCCATCGTGCTGGTTCTAAGCGTCGTGGCAGCCGCCAATTTCGACTACGGCGCCGCCAAGTCGTTCCAGTATGAGGTGAATGAGTCGTGGATCTCGGCGATCGGCGCTTACTACCACGTTGGGATCGACGGCATCAGCCTCCCGTTGCTCGTGCTGTCGGGGTTCGTGACGCTGTTGTCGGTCATCTACTCCTGGAATCACTGGGAGGAGCCGCGCAATCCGAGGGCCTTCCTGGCCCTGATGCTCGTTCTCCTGACCGGAATGAACGGGACGTTCGTGGCGCTCGATCTGGTGCTGTTCTTCATCTTCTTCGAACTCGTGCTGTTGCCGATGTACTTCATGATCGGCATCTGGGGTGACAAGTCCGAACGGGAACTCCCGGTGTTCGGCAAGACGGTGTCGGTGCGCCTCTATGCGGCGATCAAGTTCTTCCTGTTCACCCTGTTTGGCTCTGCGTTCATGCTGCTGGGTTTCCTGGCGCTCTACTTCAACTCGGCGGACTCGGTTGCCCGTCGGACGTTCGACATTCCGGCCCTCATCGCTCGAGCGCCTGAGCTGACGATGCTGCCGGTGGCCGGGTGGATCTTCGCCGGCCTATTCCTCGGCTTCGCGGTCAAGGTTCCGATGTTCCCGTTCCACACCTGGCTGCCCGACGCCCACACGGCGGCGCCGACCGTGGGTTCTGTGTTGCTGGCGGCCATCCTGCTGAAGCTCGGCGCGTACGGCTTCATCCGGATCGCAATCCCGATCTTGCCAGAGCAGGCCAAGCAGTGGGCGCCGATCATCGCGATTCTGGCGGTTATCGGGATCATCTACGGTGCGCTGGCGTGTCTTGCCCAAACCGACATGAAGCGCCTCATCGCCTTCTCCTCGGTCGGGCACATGGGCTTCGTGATGCTCGGCATCGCTACCCTCACCGACGTCGGCATCAACGCCGCCATCATCGGCATGGTTGCCCACGGCGTGATCACCGGTCTGTTGTTCTTCCTGGCCGGATCGATGAGCCATCGTTATCACACCCGCGACATGGGCCGTCTCGGCGGCAACCAGTCGCTGATGCCGATGCTGGGTGGCATCCTTGCGTTCACGGCGATGGCCTCCCTCGGTCTGCCGGGACTGGCCGGATTCTGGGGCGAATTCATGTCGCTGCTCGGCGCTTATAACCCGCTGGAAGGTCTGTCGATCGGGCTGTTCCGCACTGCCATGGTGATCGGAGCGGTCGGAACGGTACTGACCGCCGGCTATCTGCTCTGGATGCTCCAGAAGGTGAACCTCGGCGAACCGAACGCTGAGTGGGACGGGCACGAATTCCACGATGTTGACAAATTCGAGATGGCGGCCTGGGTGCCGCTCATCGTCACAATCATCGCCATCGGCGTGTATCCGAAGATCGTGTTCGGGGCGACCACCGACGCGGTGCAGGCACTCGTCCAGACTGCCTTTGGAGGCTGACCGGTGGGCTACGACATCGACTACCTGGCGCTGGCGCCTGAGATCACCCTGGCGATAACGGCGATGGTGGTGCTCAGCCTCGACCTCGTCCTGACCAGGAAGAACAAGTACTGGACGGCGATCGCCGCGGTGCTCGGTGTCGGCTTTGCCGCGTTCCCGCTGATCACGCTGGCCGTGTCCGACGTGGGGGCTCGCTCGATGTTCGACGGCAGCTATGTGGTCGACGACTTCGCCCTGGTGCTCAAGGGCTTGTTCGTGGCCGCCGGTTACCTGGTGTTGTTGATGTCGGTGCAATACATCGAATCCGACCGCTACTACCAGGGCGAGTATTACTTCCTCCTGCTGATGTCGATCCTCGGGTCGGTCGTGATGGCCTCGGCCCGCGATCTCATCATCCTGTTCATCGGGCTCGAACTGGTCTCCGGACCGCTCTTCCTGCTGGCCGGTTGGCGCAAGGGGGATGCCCGGTCCAATGAGGCGTCGCTCAAGTACTTCCTGCTCGGCGTGCTGTCGGCGGCGATCATGCTCTACGGCATGTCGCTGCTCTACGGCGCCACCGGTGAGGTGACCTTCGACGGGATCCGGGAGGCGTCGGCCGGGTTGGTGGGCGAACCGCTGTTCATCGTGGCGGTGCTGTTCGTGGTGATCGGCTTCGCGTTCAAGGTCTCGGCCGTGCCGTTTCACTTCTGGGCGCCGGACACCTATGAGGGTGCTCCTACGCCCATCACCGCCTATCTCTCGGTGTCCTCGAAGGCGGCCGGATTCGTCGGTCTGCTGATCATCACGTACCGGGCGCTGCCCGAAGCTTCGGCGGTGTGGGGTCCGGCGCTCTGGATCATGGCCGTCCTCTCGATGACGGTCGCCAACCTCACTGCGCTGCGGCAGCAGAACATCGTCCGGCTGCTCGCATATTCTTCGATTGCCCAGGCCGGGTTCATGCTCGTTCCCTTCGCGGTGGCCGGCGTATCGAACGACCCGGACGCGTTGGAGGCTGCGTTCGCGGCAACGATCACCTATCTGATCATCTACGCCTTCATGAATCTCGGTGCGTTTGCCGTCGTCATCGCCGGGGCGCGCCGCACCCGCACAGGTGACATCGATGGTTGGGCCGGGTTCGGACGGTACTCACCCGGATTGGGGTTCCTGGCGGCCGTGTTCTTCTTCTCACTGGCCGGGATCCCGCCCCTGGCCGGTTGGTACGCCAAGTTCGTCATGTTCAGTTCGGCCCTCGGTGGAGGGAGCGTGTGGACCGGTCTCCTGGCGGCGATCGCCGCTGTGAACGCAGTTATCGCCTTCTACTACTACGCACGGGTCGTCAAGACCATCTGGATGGACGAGGCACCCGAAATGATTGAGAT of Acidimicrobiia bacterium contains these proteins:
- a CDS encoding NADH-quinone oxidoreductase subunit M; the encoded protein is MEWFDTWGLSLIVFLPLVGALLLMLLPREQEESHKWISLITTAIVLVLSVVAAANFDYGAAKSFQYEVNESWISAIGAYYHVGIDGISLPLLVLSGFVTLLSVIYSWNHWEEPRNPRAFLALMLVLLTGMNGTFVALDLVLFFIFFELVLLPMYFMIGIWGDKSERELPVFGKTVSVRLYAAIKFFLFTLFGSAFMLLGFLALYFNSADSVARRTFDIPALIARAPELTMLPVAGWIFAGLFLGFAVKVPMFPFHTWLPDAHTAAPTVGSVLLAAILLKLGAYGFIRIAIPILPEQAKQWAPIIAILAVIGIIYGALACLAQTDMKRLIAFSSVGHMGFVMLGIATLTDVGINAAIIGMVAHGVITGLLFFLAGSMSHRYHTRDMGRLGGNQSLMPMLGGILAFTAMASLGLPGLAGFWGEFMSLLGAYNPLEGLSIGLFRTAMVIGAVGTVLTAGYLLWMLQKVNLGEPNAEWDGHEFHDVDKFEMAAWVPLIVTIIAIGVYPKIVFGATTDAVQALVQTAFGG
- a CDS encoding NADH-quinone oxidoreductase subunit N produces the protein MGYDIDYLALAPEITLAITAMVVLSLDLVLTRKNKYWTAIAAVLGVGFAAFPLITLAVSDVGARSMFDGSYVVDDFALVLKGLFVAAGYLVLLMSVQYIESDRYYQGEYYFLLLMSILGSVVMASARDLIILFIGLELVSGPLFLLAGWRKGDARSNEASLKYFLLGVLSAAIMLYGMSLLYGATGEVTFDGIREASAGLVGEPLFIVAVLFVVIGFAFKVSAVPFHFWAPDTYEGAPTPITAYLSVSSKAAGFVGLLIITYRALPEASAVWGPALWIMAVLSMTVANLTALRQQNIVRLLAYSSIAQAGFMLVPFAVAGVSNDPDALEAAFAATITYLIIYAFMNLGAFAVVIAGARRTRTGDIDGWAGFGRYSPGLGFLAAVFFFSLAGIPPLAGWYAKFVMFSSALGGGSVWTGLLAAIAAVNAVIAFYYYARVVKTIWMDEAPEMIEIDDQPVIGSLRLALALSAAVVFVAGFFPDIINFFSQTTKLLAAG